In a single window of the Pirellulales bacterium genome:
- a CDS encoding methyltransferase domain-containing protein, producing the protein MTTPTQTWDPALYDSRHSFVYKAAAGLLDLLDPQPGERIFDLGCGTGPLTAEIAARGAQVIGADLSPEMVKQAQRNFPQLDFRVADGTNFTVEAPQDAVFSNAVLHWVRPPEAAVRAIAGALRPGGRFVAEFGGKGCVASVITAMNQALGDTDLSQQWFFPSVGQYAPLLEQQGFEVRFATLFDRPTPLEDGEQGLRNWLRMFAGSFLAPLSAERQESVFTAVERQLRDPLWQEDHWVVDYRRIRVVAVKL; encoded by the coding sequence ATGACCACACCCACGCAGACTTGGGATCCGGCGCTGTACGATTCGCGGCACTCGTTCGTCTATAAAGCAGCGGCTGGGTTGTTAGATTTGCTCGATCCGCAGCCGGGCGAGCGAATTTTCGACCTGGGTTGCGGCACCGGTCCGCTGACGGCCGAAATCGCGGCCCGCGGCGCTCAAGTGATTGGCGCCGATCTCTCGCCCGAGATGGTCAAACAAGCCCAGCGCAATTTTCCGCAGCTCGATTTTCGCGTCGCGGATGGCACTAACTTTACAGTGGAAGCGCCGCAAGATGCGGTCTTTAGCAACGCCGTGCTACATTGGGTCCGCCCTCCCGAAGCGGCCGTGCGTGCGATTGCCGGTGCCCTGCGACCCGGCGGACGATTCGTGGCCGAGTTCGGCGGCAAGGGGTGCGTCGCCAGCGTGATCACGGCGATGAACCAGGCGCTCGGCGACACCGATCTGTCGCAGCAGTGGTTCTTTCCCAGCGTGGGACAGTACGCGCCCCTTCTGGAACAGCAGGGGTTTGAAGTGCGCTTCGCCACGCTCTTCGATCGACCCACGCCGCTCGAAGATGGCGAGCAAGGATTGCGCAACTGGCTGCGTATGTTCGCCGGTTCATTTTTGGCGCCGCTTAGCGCCGAGCGACAGGAATCCGTATTCACAGCCGTCGAACGACAATTGCGCGATCCGCTCTGGCAAGAAGATCACTGGGTGGTTGACTATCGTCGCATCCGCGTGGTCGCCGTAAAGCTATAG